GGTGAGCTCTCTGAGCAGGGTGTCCCGATTCCACGAGGAGATGATTTTCTCCATCTCCGGATGCGATACAGATTCCATGGTCGTCTTCCTCCAGTCGACGGCCGCGGGGGCCGTGGCTCCCTTGGGTTGGTACGGCGGCGTCGGGTTGTACGGATCCGATCAGCTGCCGCCCGAGCTTCCGTCGTGCGGGCCTTTGCCGTCGGGGTTCTGGCCCGGGGTGGCCTCCACCTGCTGGACGAGCTGGTTGAGAGTCTCTTCGAGCCGGTGTTTTTGGGCTTCCAGGTCGCCCTCCGTAAGCTCCCGGGGGATCTCCAGAGGCTCGCCGACGGCGAGACGGATCCGGGCGAAGGGCTTCGGCACGATCAGCCTATCCCAAGATCTTATCGCCCAGTAGCGGTCGGCGCTGAAAGCCAGGGGCAGAATCGGCACCTGCGCCATCTGGGCCAGCACTACCGCACCGGGTTGTACGCGGTACAGCGGGCCTCGGGGGCCGTCGGGGATGGTCACCGCGGCGCTGCCGTCCCGCACCGCCCGGTACATTTTGCGCAACCCGGCGCTGCCGCCGCGGGAGCTGGAGCCGCGCACCACCCGCGCCCGCCACAGCTCCGCCAGCCGCGCTCCCAGGGCGCCGTCGCCGGAGTGGCTGACCAGGATGGTGATGGGGTAGCCCTTGCGCAGCAGTCGGCGGTAGAGAGTGTAGGCGCAGAAGAGCACCCGGTTGTGCCAAAAGCTGAAGATCACCGGCCGGCGGCTCGCCGCCAGCTCTTCGAGCACGCCGGCACCGGTCACCACCTGCACCCGGCAGGTGGCGCCCAAGAGCTGGATCACCCAGCGCAGCAAGGAGGCCGCCAGTCGCAGTCGGAAGCCCTGAAGCTTCAGCCTTTTGCCTCCACAGACCGGGCCTCCAGGAATTGGTAGATGTCACCGACGGTGTCGAGGCCGGCGGCCTCCTCGTCGCTGATCTCGATCTCCAGCCGGTCCTCCAGCTCCACCAGCAGCTGCAAGGCCTTGGGGGAGTCGATGCCCAGCTCCGCCACCAGGTCCATCTGGGGCTGGATCTCGCCGGCATCGGTACCGCTGATCTCCGCGATGACGGAGGTGGCGATCTTCTTTTGTTCGTCGATCTTCATGGTCTGCTCTCGTCTCCAAGAGGTTGATCAAGGGCAAGGCCGCAGCCCGGAGCCCGGCCCCGAGCTCGACCTGAAGCCTGGGTCTGGGGCCCCTGGGTCTGGGGTCTCGATCCAGGGCTCAGATCAGGGCCTCCAGCTCGTCGTCCAGATATTGCTGGCGCAGCTGCCGGCGCTGAACCTTGCCGCTGGTGGTTTTGGGAATCTTGCCGCGGCGTACGAACACCAGGTCGGCGAGGGGCAAGGATAGTGCGCGGCCGATGCGCTGTCGAATTTCCCGCTCCAGCTCTTCCAGGTTCTCCTGGCTGCGGCTGTCCACCTCCAGCACCAACACCGGCTCCTCGCCGGCGCCGCTGCGGGCGATGGAGAAGGCGCCACAGCGCTGGGCGCCGCCGCCGCCGATGGCCTCTTCCGCCAGCCATTCGAGCTCGTGGGGCATGAGGTTGTGCCCGCGCAGGATGAGCACGTCCTTGGTGCGGCCGGTGAGGTAGAGCTCGCCGTCGTGGAGGAAGCCCAGGTCACCGGTGCGCAGCCAGCCGTCCACCAGGGATTCGGCGGTGGCCTCGGGATCGTTGTAGTAGCCGTCGAAGACGCCGGGGCCGCGCACCCAAACCTCGCCGATGCGGTCCTCGGCGAGGGGCCGCCCGGCGGGGCCGGCGATGCGCAGCTCCGTATCCGCCACCGCTTCGCCGACGCAGGCCACGTCCCCCAGGCCCAGACCGGTGTCCGCCCCCGCCGGCAGCGGCAGGGTGCGCAGGCCTTCGCCGCGGCGGTCGAAGGTCACCGCCAAGGTCGCCTCCGCCAGACCGTAGCAGGGGCGGAAGGCCTCGGGACGGAAACCGCAGCCGGCGGTGAGTTGGCAAAAGGCTTCGACGGTCTCCGGCCGGACCATCTCGGCGCCGGTCATGGCAGCCCGCCAGCGGGATAGATCAAGGCCCTGGAGCTGCTTGGGAGCGATGCGCTCGACGCACAGCTGGTAGCCGAAGTTGGGCGCCGGCGCGAAGCACACGCCGTGGTTGCCCAGGTTCTCGAGCCACAGCCGGGGGCGGGCCAGGAAGGTGGTGGGGTTGAGCAGCCAGAGGTCGAGGCCGCGGTTGAGGCACAGGAAGAGGCAGCCCACCAGGCCCATGTCGTGGTGCAGGGGAAGCCAGGAGACCATGCTCTCGGCCCAGGTGCTGGCGGCGGCGCCGTGGGGGGCGCCGATGGCCTCGTCGCTGGCCAGGCCGTTGTGCACCGCCGCGCGATGGGAGATTTTCACCGCCCGGGACAGCCCGGTGGAGCCGCTGGTGAGCTGCAGGAAGGCGAGGTCGTCCGGGGACGGCTGGGGAGCGGTGAAGCCGATGGCGGTCATCGCCCGCAGCTCCTCGGGGGTGATCACCGCCTGGGCCAGCCCGTCGAGGCCGAGCTCTTCGGCGCCGGTGCGCAGGGCGGTGCCGGCCACCGCCCGCCGCGCCCCCAGCAGATCGAGGATCGCCGCTACCCGCTGGGTGTGGGCGACGGAGGAGCCCATGGCGCCGGCGGGGGCGATGGCCACCGGCAGCGCGCCCAGGAGCAGGGCGCCCATCCAGGCGTCCATCCATTCCCAGGAGGTGGGCAGGGAGACCAGTACCGGCTCCCCCGGCTGCACTCCCAGCCCCGCCAGCTGGGAGGCGCAGGCTTGCACCGAAGCCAGCAGCTGCTGGTAGCTGCGCCGTTCGGCCCGGCGGCCGCGGCCGTCATAGATGGCGACGCCCCGCTGAGGGAAGCGCTCGGCGGCGCGCAGCAGGGCGGCGGTGAGGGTCTCGGCGGGAGGGCTCAAGCGCCGACGGTCTCCGCCTCCGAGAGCCGGCTGGCCTGGCTCTGGCGCTGGGCCACCCGGCGGCCCGCCTCCACCGAGCGCAGCAGGCGGCGGTGGGTCTCTTTGCCCAGCTTGTGCATCACCTCGTCGCTGGCGAGGCCGATGGAGTCGAGCTCGGTCTTGAGCGCCTCGAAGATCGGCGGCACGCCCTCCAGTACGTAGTCCAGCCGCTTGGCGAGATGCTCCTTGAAGCTCTCCGCCTCCGCCGCATCTTGCTCGTAGAGTTGGCTGAAGCGATCTTCCAGATAAATGTGGTTGAAGCCCAGGTGCCGCGCCTCGTCCCCGAGGATGCCGTCGGAGACATCGCTGAGCACCGGGTCGATGTCCAGGCGCTTGAACTCTTCCATGATCAGCAGCGCCAGCACCTCGCTGATCAACACGCCGGAGAGCCACTCCGCCGGCTCTTTGGAGACGATGCGGCTCTGGAAGAGGTAGCCGGCGGGGAAGCGGCGGATGGGCAGGGGTTCTTGGTCCAGCCGCTGATAGAAGCGGGCGAAGAGCTCGGTGTGGCGGGCTTCGTCCACCGCCCAGGTGGTGAGATAGAACTGGCTCTCCACCTCGGAACGGTGGCCGAGGATGGGGATCAGGCCGGAGACCGAGTACAGCGCCGCCTGCTCGCCCATGAGCACCGGGGTCAGCACCTTGGCCAGCTCTTCTTTGAATTTGCGGCTGGTGATGCGGTGGGGTTTGTCCCACTGGACGTCCTCCGCCGACCACTGGGAGCGCAGGGCGGTATGCCAGAGGTGCATCTGGCGCTTCTTTTTGAGATCCGGAAGTACTTTGTAGATATTCATTGCTGACTCCTGAGGCGGGCGAAGATCTCGTTGGAACGACGAGGAAGGCTCCCCATCGAAGACAGTTTAACAGCCCATGGTGAAAGTCTGGAGGGGTGCAGGTCTTGCAATGCGGAGAGCAGGATTTACCAGCCTTGGGGCGATCCTGACGGCCGTACCAGGGCTCGCCGGGATCTGAAGGTCCGTGGGCCGGGGGTTGGCACCGGGAGCTCGAGGCCGGGTATAAACCTTGCTTCGTATCTATCGGCAGGGGACTGCCGCTACAGGTAGGCCGCTACAGGTAGTATGTGCCCTGCGCGGCAGCCCCGAACATCCTCGAGATCCACGCTTCGAACTCCGTCCTCGAAGGGACCCATGCAGCAGTCCAATCCATCCAAGCTCCGCTGGACCGTCGGTGGTGGAGATCGGCAGGGCAAAGAGCCGTTTCTCATCGTCATCGCCGGTGGAGTACGTTGCGCTCTGGCCTTGGGCGAGGTCGGAGAGGTGTTGCGCCCTCTGGCGGTGACCCAGGTGGCGGGGGCACCACCGGAAGTCGCCGGGGTGGCGGTGGTCCGGGGGCGCTCGCTGCCGGTTCTGCGGCTGGCAGGATTGTTCGACGATGAAGGGGTCGGAGGACGGCGCCCAACGGATGCAGGCCCAGTGGATGCCGGCCCATCGGATGCACGCCCAGCAGGCCGCTGGGTCACGCTGCACGATCCCAAGGCGCCGGTGCTGGCGGTGGACGCGGTGGAGAGGGTGCGCTGGCTCGATGCGCAGGAGCTCGACCGCGCCGACTTGCTCTCGGAAGCGGCGGCGGGAGCCGTCGGTCGCCTGGGAGCCCTCGATCGCCAGATTCTGGTCTGTTTGGAGACCGCCCGCATCGTCGAGGCCTTGGACCTACCCCACAGATCGATTGCCTCTGACGAGGCTGCTGCTGGAGATTCCTCCATTGGGGATTCTCGATGATCGCTCCGGTCCTGGCGAGTGACCTGGAGCGATTTCGCCGCTATGTCGGTCGTCGGCTGGGGCTGCTCTTGGAAGGGCCCTTGGCGGAGAGCCTG
This window of the Acidobacteriota bacterium genome carries:
- a CDS encoding lysophospholipid acyltransferase family protein, giving the protein MLRWVIQLLGATCRVQVVTGAGVLEELAASRRPVIFSFWHNRVLFCAYTLYRRLLRKGYPITILVSHSGDGALGARLAELWRARVVRGSSSRGGSAGLRKMYRAVRDGSAAVTIPDGPRGPLYRVQPGAVVLAQMAQVPILPLAFSADRYWAIRSWDRLIVPKPFARIRLAVGEPLEIPRELTEGDLEAQKHRLEETLNQLVQQVEATPGQNPDGKGPHDGSSGGS
- a CDS encoding acyl carrier protein; amino-acid sequence: MKIDEQKKIATSVIAEISGTDAGEIQPQMDLVAELGIDSPKALQLLVELEDRLEIEISDEEAAGLDTVGDIYQFLEARSVEAKG
- a CDS encoding fatty acyl-AMP ligase — encoded protein: MSPPAETLTAALLRAAERFPQRGVAIYDGRGRRAERRSYQQLLASVQACASQLAGLGVQPGEPVLVSLPTSWEWMDAWMGALLLGALPVAIAPAGAMGSSVAHTQRVAAILDLLGARRAVAGTALRTGAEELGLDGLAQAVITPEELRAMTAIGFTAPQPSPDDLAFLQLTSGSTGLSRAVKISHRAAVHNGLASDEAIGAPHGAAASTWAESMVSWLPLHHDMGLVGCLFLCLNRGLDLWLLNPTTFLARPRLWLENLGNHGVCFAPAPNFGYQLCVERIAPKQLQGLDLSRWRAAMTGAEMVRPETVEAFCQLTAGCGFRPEAFRPCYGLAEATLAVTFDRRGEGLRTLPLPAGADTGLGLGDVACVGEAVADTELRIAGPAGRPLAEDRIGEVWVRGPGVFDGYYNDPEATAESLVDGWLRTGDLGFLHDGELYLTGRTKDVLILRGHNLMPHELEWLAEEAIGGGGAQRCGAFSIARSGAGEEPVLVLEVDSRSQENLEELEREIRQRIGRALSLPLADLVFVRRGKIPKTTSGKVQRRQLRQQYLDDELEALI
- a CDS encoding ferritin-like domain-containing protein translates to MNIYKVLPDLKKKRQMHLWHTALRSQWSAEDVQWDKPHRITSRKFKEELAKVLTPVLMGEQAALYSVSGLIPILGHRSEVESQFYLTTWAVDEARHTELFARFYQRLDQEPLPIRRFPAGYLFQSRIVSKEPAEWLSGVLISEVLALLIMEEFKRLDIDPVLSDVSDGILGDEARHLGFNHIYLEDRFSQLYEQDAAEAESFKEHLAKRLDYVLEGVPPIFEALKTELDSIGLASDEVMHKLGKETHRRLLRSVEAGRRVAQRQSQASRLSEAETVGA
- a CDS encoding chemotaxis protein CheW, with product MQQSNPSKLRWTVGGGDRQGKEPFLIVIAGGVRCALALGEVGEVLRPLAVTQVAGAPPEVAGVAVVRGRSLPVLRLAGLFDDEGVGGRRPTDAGPVDAGPSDARPAGRWVTLHDPKAPVLAVDAVERVRWLDAQELDRADLLSEAAAGAVGRLGALDRQILVCLETARIVEALDLPHRSIASDEAAAGDSSIGDSR